In Halorubrum sp. PV6, a single window of DNA contains:
- a CDS encoding DUF192 domain-containing protein, which produces MRLIHRRAPSADEPADGASSAREPAVTSTTLASDVDVARSALEQGRGLMFRRSIPDDYALVFPFDAPDTQWLHMLFVPFAIDALWLVDGEVTRTKRLAPFVGLGRGRADTVVELPAGAADAVAVGDEIRLVD; this is translated from the coding sequence GTGCGACTCATCCACCGACGCGCTCCGTCCGCCGACGAACCGGCCGACGGCGCGTCGTCAGCCCGCGAGCCCGCCGTCACGTCGACGACGCTCGCCAGCGACGTCGACGTGGCGCGGTCGGCGCTCGAACAGGGCCGCGGCCTGATGTTCCGGCGGTCGATCCCCGACGACTACGCGCTCGTCTTCCCCTTCGACGCCCCGGACACCCAGTGGCTCCACATGCTGTTCGTCCCGTTCGCGATCGACGCGCTGTGGCTCGTCGACGGCGAGGTGACGCGGACGAAGCGGCTCGCCCCGTTCGTCGGCTTGGGCCGCGGCCGCGCCGACACGGTGGTCGAGCTCCCCGCCGGCGCTGCCGACGCGGTCGCCGTCGGCGACGAGATTCGACTCGTCGACTGA
- a CDS encoding ATP-binding protein produces MDRDGETTPDVVRAFVDAVPTPTLACDPAGHAIRAVNAPAAELLGQDRGTLTLMGLTDLAESGETVDGRPVAAVVDEADAGVTEFEWETGGPRQRRRLSLSVTRTTIADEEWLLVGLTDVTDRVTAEERLRSQRRVVDTMASTVPAALFQCRADGTVARWNARLADDTGRDGESLSGTDVTALFDDETRDAVSEALTRVYRDQVPAECEATLVTRSGERTPYRLVVGPIVDGGEVVGAIGVGEDLTEASIREERLAVLTRVLRHNFRNDLNVVTGFTERAREAVDDPELAAELERVVRTAERLLRVGETSRRVERLLADRPTPGRVDLAEAVEEALFSLPEDLYDEAEIEVDVPDGITVSAIGYLAEAIAELVENAIRHSETETPHVEITAAELPSESWTSLVVTDDGPGIPPAERSVLTGEETPLEHASGLGLWYVNWIVTAGGGSFDISSASTGGTRIEMEFRTPDDG; encoded by the coding sequence ATGGATCGTGACGGCGAGACGACACCAGACGTGGTGCGGGCGTTCGTAGACGCGGTCCCGACCCCGACGCTGGCCTGCGATCCGGCGGGACACGCGATCCGAGCCGTGAACGCGCCGGCGGCCGAGTTGCTCGGCCAGGACCGCGGGACGCTCACCCTGATGGGGCTCACCGACCTCGCCGAGTCCGGCGAGACGGTCGACGGCCGGCCCGTCGCCGCCGTCGTCGACGAGGCGGACGCGGGCGTCACCGAGTTCGAGTGGGAGACGGGCGGGCCCCGCCAGCGACGCCGCCTGTCGCTTTCCGTCACGCGGACGACGATCGCGGACGAGGAGTGGCTGCTCGTCGGGCTGACCGACGTGACCGACCGGGTGACCGCCGAAGAACGGCTCCGGTCGCAGCGGCGCGTCGTCGACACGATGGCCTCGACGGTGCCGGCCGCGCTGTTCCAGTGTCGCGCTGACGGAACGGTCGCACGCTGGAACGCCCGCCTCGCCGACGACACCGGCCGCGACGGCGAGTCGCTGTCGGGGACCGACGTGACGGCGCTCTTCGACGACGAGACGCGCGACGCCGTCTCGGAGGCGCTCACCCGCGTGTACCGCGATCAGGTGCCCGCCGAGTGCGAGGCGACGCTGGTCACCCGGTCCGGCGAGCGCACCCCGTATCGCCTCGTCGTCGGACCGATCGTCGACGGCGGCGAGGTCGTGGGCGCGATCGGTGTCGGCGAGGACCTCACGGAGGCGTCGATCCGCGAGGAGCGGCTCGCCGTGCTGACGCGGGTGTTGCGCCACAACTTCCGGAACGATCTCAACGTGGTGACCGGGTTCACGGAGCGGGCGAGAGAGGCCGTCGACGACCCGGAGCTTGCGGCCGAGTTAGAGCGCGTCGTCCGCACCGCCGAGCGCCTGCTCCGCGTCGGCGAGACCTCGCGGCGCGTCGAGCGACTGCTCGCCGACCGACCGACTCCCGGCCGCGTCGACCTCGCCGAGGCGGTCGAGGAGGCGCTCTTCTCGCTCCCGGAGGACCTGTACGACGAGGCCGAAATCGAGGTCGACGTGCCCGACGGGATCACGGTGTCGGCAATCGGGTACCTCGCCGAGGCGATCGCAGAGCTCGTCGAGAACGCGATCCGGCACAGCGAGACGGAGACCCCGCACGTCGAGATCACGGCCGCCGAGCTGCCGAGCGAGTCGTGGACGTCGCTGGTCGTCACCGACGACGGGCCGGGAATTCCGCCGGCCGAGCGGTCGGTCCTCACCGGCGAGGAGACCCCGTTGGAACACGCGAGCGGGCTCGGCCTCTGGTACGTCAACTGGATCGTCACGGCGGGCGGCGGCTCGTTCGACATCAGCTCAGCGTCGACCGGCGGCACGCGGATCGAGATGGAGTTTCGAACCCCGGACGACGGGTGA
- a CDS encoding glutathione S-transferase N-terminal domain-containing protein, whose translation MTDLTLYELEGCPYCAKVKTVLGDLDLDYESVMVPRSHGERTEVEAISGQTGVPVLVDEANGIEGMAESDDIVEYLEETYGDAS comes from the coding sequence ATGACGGATCTGACGCTCTACGAACTGGAAGGCTGTCCGTACTGCGCGAAGGTCAAGACCGTGCTCGGCGACCTGGACCTCGACTACGAGTCGGTGATGGTCCCACGCTCGCACGGCGAGCGCACCGAGGTCGAAGCGATCAGCGGGCAGACAGGCGTCCCCGTCCTCGTCGACGAGGCGAACGGGATCGAGGGGATGGCCGAGAGCGACGACATCGTCGAGTACCTCGAAGAGACGTACGGCGACGCGAGTTAA